From the genome of Campylobacter concisus, one region includes:
- a CDS encoding HP0495 family protein encodes MASICDLNNKKAKIDYPTHWEYKIIFDADVNVEEKVKEIVKDREFKLVFSKFSKDKKYASYDLAVLVLSEEERLEIFSALKHEAKYVL; translated from the coding sequence GTGGCGAGTATATGCGATCTAAATAACAAAAAAGCAAAAATTGATTACCCAACACATTGGGAATATAAAATAATATTTGATGCAGATGTCAATGTAGAAGAAAAGGTAAAAGAGATAGTAAAAGATAGAGAATTTAAGCTAGTTTTTTCAAAATTTAGCAAAGATAAAAAATACGCTAGCTATGACTTAGCCGTGCTAGTTTTGAGCGAAGAAGAGAGGCTAGAGATATTTTCAGCACTAAAACACGAAGCAAAATACGTTTTATAA
- the moaC gene encoding cyclic pyranopterin monophosphate synthase MoaC: MMLTHLDEKDRPKMVDVSPKDPTKRVATASGIIKMSKEAFRAIKENTGKKGPVIQTAVVAAIMGAKKTSELIPMCHPLAILGVDCDIEELSEICAFKLYVSVKIEGKTGVEMEALTGVSVGLLTIYDMVKAIDKSMEISNIVLESKTGGKSGEYMRSK; the protein is encoded by the coding sequence ATAATGCTAACGCATTTAGATGAGAAAGATCGTCCAAAAATGGTCGATGTAAGCCCAAAAGATCCTACAAAAAGAGTAGCAACTGCTAGCGGGATCATCAAGATGAGCAAAGAGGCCTTTAGAGCGATAAAAGAAAATACCGGCAAAAAAGGTCCGGTCATTCAAACGGCCGTCGTTGCTGCGATAATGGGTGCAAAAAAGACAAGCGAGCTAATCCCGATGTGCCATCCGCTAGCTATTTTAGGTGTGGATTGTGATATCGAAGAGCTATCTGAAATTTGCGCTTTTAAGCTTTATGTGAGCGTAAAAATAGAGGGCAAAACAGGCGTTGAGATGGAAGCATTAACTGGCGTTAGCGTGGGGCTTTTGACCATTTATGATATGGTGAAAGCTATAGATAAAAGCATGGAAATAAGTAATATCGTATTAGAGAGTAAAACGGGAGGAAAAAGTGGCGAGTATATGCGATCTAAATAA
- a CDS encoding undecaprenyl-diphosphate phosphatase, which translates to MEISHVIVLALVQGISEFLPISSSAHLILVPKLLGWPDQGLAFDVAVHVGTLSAILFYFKDTIFKLLRDFFASIAQRKMVGDSLLVWCVGFATVPVGIFGLLFNNIIEEYARSGVLIAITTIVFGIALYFADLRSSNKSEYEMTIKFALIIGLAQAVALIPGVSRSGVTMTAALFLGFSHKGSANFSFLMSIPVIILAGGLESIKLIKDPNALPWSDIALGVIISAVSAYLCVKLFMEIISRIRMLPFVIYRLILGAFLLYLFL; encoded by the coding sequence ATGGAAATTTCTCACGTTATTGTTTTGGCCTTGGTGCAAGGCATAAGCGAATTTTTGCCGATATCTAGCTCGGCTCATCTTATCTTGGTGCCAAAGCTACTTGGCTGGCCAGATCAAGGTCTTGCTTTTGACGTGGCAGTGCACGTTGGCACGTTAAGCGCGATACTTTTTTATTTTAAAGATACGATTTTTAAGCTACTTCGTGACTTTTTTGCCTCGATCGCACAAAGAAAGATGGTAGGCGATAGCTTGCTTGTTTGGTGTGTCGGCTTTGCTACCGTTCCAGTGGGAATTTTTGGACTTTTGTTTAACAACATTATCGAAGAATATGCAAGAAGTGGCGTTTTGATCGCTATTACTACGATCGTCTTTGGCATAGCACTTTACTTTGCGGATCTTCGCTCATCAAACAAAAGCGAATATGAAATGACCATAAAATTTGCGCTTATTATCGGCCTTGCCCAGGCCGTGGCGCTCATTCCTGGCGTCTCAAGATCAGGTGTGACGATGACAGCAGCACTTTTTTTAGGATTTAGCCACAAGGGAAGTGCAAATTTCTCATTTTTGATGTCGATCCCAGTCATCATCCTAGCCGGCGGACTTGAGAGCATAAAGCTAATTAAAGACCCAAATGCACTTCCTTGGAGCGACATAGCCCTTGGTGTCATTATAAGTGCTGTTAGTGCTTATCTCTGCGTTAAGTTGTTTATGGAGATCATCTCGAGAATCAGGATGCTGCCTTTTGTCATCTATCGCTTGATCTTGGGAGCATTTTTGCTTTATCTATTTTTATGA